In Armatimonadota bacterium, a single genomic region encodes these proteins:
- a CDS encoding Stp1/IreP family PP2C-type Ser/Thr phosphatase, whose protein sequence is MDEITAEYAIADLLPQAELKVLAHVSVGAKTDLGRVRENNEDKFEFYIPDDELVLASRGQVFVVCDGMGGHAAGQIASELACKTFIDVYLSHPGSDPKEALGTAIHAANRWVFLTARANTARKDMGTTLSALVLLQEKAYIVQVGDSRIYRLRDGELTQITEDHTFVNELVRLGTISPEDAINHPKKNVITRAVGVEENVVPDFFEFDIVEGDVYFLCSDGVMNHVDDEGIHSILSSNGPAAAAWKMVGQALLGGGSDNTTAMVLRVERLEVRD, encoded by the coding sequence ATGGACGAGATCACCGCTGAGTATGCCATTGCCGACCTTCTGCCGCAAGCGGAGCTGAAGGTTTTGGCGCACGTCAGCGTGGGTGCGAAGACGGATCTGGGCCGGGTTCGGGAGAACAACGAAGACAAGTTCGAGTTCTACATTCCCGACGACGAGCTTGTTTTGGCTTCGCGCGGGCAGGTTTTCGTCGTCTGTGATGGCATGGGCGGCCACGCTGCTGGCCAAATTGCTAGCGAACTCGCTTGCAAGACGTTTATTGACGTCTATCTCAGCCACCCCGGCTCCGACCCGAAAGAGGCTCTTGGCACCGCCATCCACGCCGCAAACCGATGGGTTTTCCTCACGGCTCGAGCTAACACGGCCCGGAAGGACATGGGCACAACCCTCTCAGCTCTGGTTCTTCTACAAGAAAAGGCCTACATTGTCCAGGTCGGCGACTCACGAATTTACCGGCTCCGCGATGGCGAACTCACCCAAATCACTGAAGACCACACGTTCGTGAACGAACTCGTCCGGCTCGGTACGATTTCGCCGGAAGACGCCATCAACCATCCGAAGAAGAACGTGATTACTCGAGCGGTAGGCGTTGAAGAAAACGTCGTCCCTGACTTCTTTGAGTTCGACATTGTCGAAGGTGATGTCTACTTCCTCTGCTCAGACGGGGTGATGAACCACGTTGACGACGAGGGGATTCATTCGATCCTCTCCTCGAACGGCCCGGCGGCGGCGGCTTGGAAGATGGTCGGTCAGGCCCTATTGGGCGGCGGAAGCGATAACACAACTGCGATGGTTCTGAGGGTTGAGCGGTTGGAAGTTCGGGACTAA
- a CDS encoding FHA domain-containing protein — protein MSDANRTQMLTSDPNRTVMGSAPTLDPNKTIMGSAPTINATVTIKPIQCPVCKTFNPGGVMFCVDCGLIFDRALDGDAFGAPAVQVPMLVDMNGREYPLRPGTTVIGREADISLMDSKISRRHGQVTNTDGVLVFEDLGSTNGSKVNGNKVAAGEKVTLSGGDKISFGGFEVAIQLPGGPGAGVTQAFGGNKTAAISVAPRKEVGAGTLKWNDQLFTLKAGVNTLGRKSDKDICIPDPYVSGSHATVEIAEDGVYVTDIGSTNGTMINDSKLNPNMRTLMGEADVIRIGAIELTVSLA, from the coding sequence ATGAGCGACGCTAACCGAACCCAGATGCTGACCAGCGACCCGAACCGGACGGTGATGGGAAGCGCGCCGACACTCGACCCTAACAAGACCATCATGGGCTCGGCACCGACGATCAACGCCACAGTAACAATCAAGCCGATTCAGTGTCCAGTCTGCAAAACGTTCAATCCAGGTGGCGTGATGTTCTGCGTCGACTGCGGACTCATTTTTGATCGAGCCTTGGACGGTGATGCCTTCGGAGCACCGGCCGTTCAGGTTCCGATGCTCGTAGATATGAATGGCCGCGAGTACCCTCTCCGCCCAGGAACAACCGTAATTGGCCGCGAAGCCGATATTTCGCTGATGGACAGCAAAATCAGCCGACGGCACGGTCAGGTGACGAATACAGACGGAGTGCTCGTCTTCGAGGATCTGGGATCGACTAACGGTTCGAAGGTCAACGGCAACAAGGTCGCTGCTGGTGAAAAGGTCACTTTGAGCGGAGGCGACAAGATCAGTTTTGGTGGCTTTGAGGTTGCCATCCAACTCCCCGGAGGCCCAGGTGCAGGGGTGACACAGGCTTTTGGCGGCAACAAAACGGCGGCCATTAGCGTCGCACCACGAAAGGAAGTTGGTGCTGGCACTTTGAAGTGGAACGATCAGTTGTTCACTCTCAAGGCCGGAGTCAACACCCTCGGCCGCAAGAGCGACAAAGACATCTGCATCCCGGACCCCTATGTGTCTGGTTCTCATGCCACGGTGGAGATCGCCGAGGACGGCGTCTACGTCACAGATATCGGCTCGACCAACGGCACAATGATCAACGACAGCAAGCTGAACCCCAATATGAGAACGCTGATGGGCGAAGCCGACGTCATCCGAATCGGGGCGATTGAACTTACTGTCAGTTTGGCTTAG
- a CDS encoding DUF167 domain-containing protein — MLIQVRLQPKSSQNRLEQDGETYKAWVSAPPIDGAANEALIKLVAKHFGVAPSKVEIVRGHTSRDKVLEVDQS; from the coding sequence ATGCTCATCCAAGTACGCCTCCAACCCAAATCGAGCCAGAATCGGCTGGAGCAGGATGGCGAGACCTACAAAGCCTGGGTTTCGGCCCCTCCAATCGACGGAGCGGCGAATGAGGCTTTGATCAAGCTCGTCGCGAAGCACTTCGGAGTTGCTCCGAGTAAGGTGGAAATTGTAAGGGGGCACACTTCGCGTGATAAAGTTCTTGAAGTCGATCAAAGCTAA
- a CDS encoding tetratricopeptide repeat protein produces the protein MRIAIFASALLLAGAAIAQDRVDEIWGHTTNRLAEQMDQSFEDGDFPFVISMLKVSFADEPKNYETATNLGWMLENVQEWAEAEDFYKKFRLDNPGNPEAAYPLGYFYYMRKRYPEAEQVLEPTLKVAVHANTFRILAKCYERQNKYADAIRVWELQIKKWPNDLPAKANIDRVKKKMSG, from the coding sequence ATGAGAATCGCTATTTTCGCCTCCGCCCTACTGCTCGCCGGAGCTGCGATTGCCCAGGACCGCGTCGACGAGATTTGGGGGCATACCACGAATCGACTCGCCGAACAAATGGATCAGTCGTTTGAAGATGGCGACTTTCCCTTTGTGATCTCCATGCTCAAGGTGAGCTTTGCGGATGAGCCAAAGAACTACGAAACGGCAACGAACCTGGGCTGGATGCTTGAAAACGTTCAGGAGTGGGCTGAAGCAGAGGATTTCTACAAGAAGTTTCGTCTAGACAACCCCGGAAACCCAGAAGCCGCATACCCGCTTGGATATTTCTACTACATGCGCAAGCGGTATCCGGAGGCGGAGCAAGTGCTGGAGCCGACTTTGAAGGTGGCGGTTCATGCAAACACCTTTCGCATCTTGGCCAAGTGCTACGAGCGTCAGAACAAGTACGCCGACGCGATTCGAGTCTGGGAGCTGCAGATCAAGAAGTGGCCCAACGATCTCCCTGCAAAGGCGAATATCGATAGGGTTAAGAAGAAAATGTCTGGCTAG
- the gatB gene encoding Asp-tRNA(Asn)/Glu-tRNA(Gln) amidotransferase subunit GatB, whose amino-acid sequence MPNYVTSVGMEVHAELSTKSKMFCRCQVAFGGEPNTRTCPVCLALPGSLPVPNREAIEMVIKTALALNCKIGGTKEESIFHRKNYFYPDIPKGYQTTQYGEENPFGYHGYLEIPTPDGGTKRIGIRRIHLEEDTGKLMHLPSGGSGIDYNRAGTPLMEIVTDFPPDIHNGEEAKEYLSQLRQILMYLGVCDGKMEEGSLRCEPNISIAPEGAKELGVKSELKNLNSFRSVQMGIAFESRRQEAAIENGEQLLQETRGWNEQKESSFAMRIKEAENDYRYFPCPDLVPMSFTPEYIAELKANLPELPLAKFQRYTQKYGLSSYDANLIISDREWAYWFEEAIEKGGDPKAICNWMNSDFAKMLNEEGITARQSKVTPDHIVELVMLIEDGTISGKIAKTIFAKAYQTGEMPKQLVEASGATQITDTDAIRAQVRGVLDANPDVVAKFKGGNLGVKGFLVGQIMKATQGRANPGIVQQLLDELLSS is encoded by the coding sequence ATGCCGAACTATGTGACCAGCGTCGGAATGGAGGTTCATGCTGAACTCTCCACAAAAAGCAAGATGTTCTGCCGATGCCAGGTGGCGTTTGGCGGTGAGCCAAACACGCGGACTTGTCCGGTTTGTCTAGCTTTGCCGGGATCATTGCCGGTTCCAAATCGTGAAGCGATTGAGATGGTGATCAAGACCGCACTTGCTTTGAACTGCAAGATCGGCGGCACCAAGGAAGAAAGCATTTTTCACCGAAAGAACTACTTTTATCCCGACATTCCCAAGGGCTATCAAACGACCCAGTACGGCGAAGAGAATCCGTTTGGCTATCACGGCTATCTCGAAATCCCGACGCCCGATGGCGGTACCAAGCGAATCGGTATTCGGCGCATTCACCTTGAGGAAGACACCGGGAAACTGATGCATCTGCCTTCCGGTGGTTCGGGAATTGATTACAACCGAGCCGGAACTCCGCTCATGGAGATCGTTACGGACTTCCCGCCCGACATCCATAATGGCGAAGAAGCCAAAGAGTATCTATCTCAACTTCGACAGATTCTGATGTATCTCGGCGTTTGCGATGGAAAGATGGAGGAAGGGTCACTGCGCTGCGAGCCTAACATTTCCATCGCGCCGGAAGGCGCCAAAGAACTCGGCGTCAAGAGCGAGCTGAAGAACCTCAACTCGTTCCGCTCGGTCCAGATGGGTATTGCTTTTGAGAGCCGCCGCCAAGAAGCAGCTATTGAAAACGGAGAACAATTGCTCCAAGAAACCAGGGGTTGGAACGAGCAGAAAGAAAGTTCCTTCGCCATGCGAATCAAGGAAGCCGAGAACGACTACCGCTACTTCCCTTGCCCAGACCTCGTACCGATGTCCTTCACACCGGAATACATCGCCGAACTCAAAGCAAACCTGCCCGAGCTCCCGCTAGCAAAGTTTCAGCGCTACACCCAAAAATACGGTCTGAGTTCCTACGACGCCAACCTGATCATCTCCGATCGAGAGTGGGCGTACTGGTTTGAAGAAGCCATCGAGAAGGGCGGAGACCCGAAGGCGATCTGTAACTGGATGAACTCCGATTTTGCCAAGATGCTCAATGAAGAAGGCATCACAGCGCGGCAAAGCAAAGTAACGCCGGACCACATCGTTGAACTCGTGATGCTGATCGAGGATGGAACCATCAGCGGAAAAATCGCTAAAACCATCTTTGCGAAGGCGTATCAAACTGGAGAGATGCCCAAGCAATTGGTTGAGGCAAGCGGGGCCACTCAGATCACGGATACCGACGCCATTCGAGCGCAAGTTCGAGGTGTTCTGGATGCCAATCCAGATGTCGTCGCTAAGTTCAAAGGCGGAAATCTTGGCGTCAAAGGATTCTTGGTCGGCCAGATAATGAAAGCAACACAGGGTCGTGCAAATCCCGGTATCGTCCAACAATTACTTGACGAGCTCCTAAGTTCGTAG
- a CDS encoding amino acid transporter, whose amino-acid sequence MKWLLEGHVPDPDGPFEAESTKEHKHKTHLWWQVMCLTGVDYFSTLGYQPSIAISAVGNLSPFATMILVLVTIFGAYPVYARVAKASPHGEGSISMLQKLLKAWQAKLLVLVLLGFAATDFIITMTLSAADAAEHIVGNAFFEKSVSNAHAWLIPFTLILLCALGAVFLKGFKEAVGLAIGLVALYLVLNAVVIGRGVQELFSSPQLIADWQNSLSAGPKAPSIWQIGLLILIGFPKLALGLSGFETGVAVMTLVKGSKGDSEEHPIGRIKNTRKLLLSAALIMSVLLISSSFVTTILIDHKLVTEPTGPANGRALAYLAQKFFGSGFGTLYDISTILILWFAGASAMAGLLNLVPRYLPKYGMAPEWTRANRPLVLLFMGIAIMVTMIFKFTVDAHNHDWAELVKRVGASAAEDLVKAGKEVKPHTFVEAQAGAYATGVLVLMTSAAFAVMITLKKRHKAMRAAFGLITLIFFYTLLANIYFRSDGLKIAAFFIGIVVFVSFVSRIWRTLELRVNGVDLDLRAIQFVQEAASQGGQIRIIPNRPDERDKAEYEQKIAETRRDHDIPENEPILFLEIMVRDASNFEGNVKVRGYEVEGYRVLRASGVAVPNSLAALLLHIGKLTGKRAHAYFNWGERGPGAYLLKFLFSGEGDIAPLTREILRRVEADPNLRPVIHVAS is encoded by the coding sequence ATGAAGTGGCTGCTCGAGGGACACGTTCCTGATCCTGACGGACCATTTGAGGCTGAGAGCACCAAAGAACATAAGCACAAGACTCACCTTTGGTGGCAGGTCATGTGTCTCACCGGAGTTGACTACTTCTCTACCCTCGGCTACCAGCCTTCAATCGCGATTAGCGCGGTAGGAAACTTGTCCCCGTTCGCCACGATGATCCTGGTTTTGGTCACGATCTTTGGTGCCTATCCAGTCTATGCGCGAGTCGCCAAAGCGAGTCCTCATGGCGAAGGCTCAATCTCGATGCTTCAGAAGCTCCTGAAGGCATGGCAAGCCAAGCTGCTGGTCCTCGTTTTGTTAGGGTTTGCTGCTACAGACTTTATCATAACGATGACTCTTTCGGCGGCGGATGCCGCCGAGCATATTGTTGGTAACGCTTTCTTTGAGAAAAGCGTCTCTAACGCTCACGCCTGGTTGATTCCGTTCACGTTAATTCTGCTGTGTGCCCTTGGCGCAGTTTTTCTGAAGGGATTTAAGGAGGCGGTTGGTCTCGCGATCGGCTTGGTCGCCCTTTATCTAGTCCTCAACGCAGTCGTCATTGGTCGAGGAGTTCAAGAGCTGTTTTCCAGTCCGCAACTCATCGCGGACTGGCAGAATAGCCTTTCGGCGGGACCTAAAGCTCCAAGCATTTGGCAGATCGGTTTGCTGATTCTGATTGGGTTTCCTAAGCTAGCGTTGGGTCTTTCTGGTTTCGAAACCGGTGTTGCCGTCATGACTCTTGTAAAGGGAAGCAAAGGGGATTCTGAAGAGCATCCTATTGGGCGCATCAAAAACACAAGAAAGCTGTTGCTGAGTGCGGCGCTCATCATGAGCGTGCTGCTGATCTCATCTTCATTTGTCACGACGATCCTAATCGACCATAAGCTGGTCACGGAGCCGACCGGACCCGCCAACGGCCGCGCCCTCGCCTACCTGGCGCAAAAGTTTTTCGGGAGTGGATTCGGAACGCTTTACGACATCAGCACCATCCTAATCCTTTGGTTTGCAGGCGCATCGGCAATGGCTGGTCTGCTGAACCTTGTCCCGCGCTACCTTCCCAAATACGGAATGGCTCCAGAGTGGACCCGTGCAAATCGTCCGCTAGTTCTTCTCTTCATGGGCATCGCCATCATGGTCACTATGATCTTCAAGTTCACAGTCGATGCCCACAATCACGATTGGGCTGAGTTAGTCAAGCGAGTTGGCGCAAGCGCCGCCGAAGACCTCGTGAAGGCAGGGAAGGAAGTCAAGCCCCACACATTTGTTGAAGCTCAAGCCGGTGCTTATGCGACTGGCGTTCTGGTGCTGATGACGAGTGCGGCATTTGCTGTCATGATCACTCTGAAAAAGCGGCATAAGGCAATGCGGGCCGCGTTCGGCTTGATCACGCTAATCTTCTTCTACACGCTGCTCGCGAACATCTACTTCCGCAGCGACGGCCTCAAAATCGCCGCATTCTTCATTGGCATTGTTGTCTTTGTTTCCTTTGTGTCGCGCATCTGGCGTACATTGGAACTACGTGTCAACGGTGTTGATCTCGACCTTCGCGCAATCCAATTTGTTCAAGAAGCAGCTAGCCAAGGTGGACAAATTCGCATTATTCCCAACCGTCCGGATGAGCGCGATAAAGCCGAATACGAGCAGAAAATCGCCGAAACTCGCCGAGATCATGATATCCCTGAGAACGAGCCCATTCTCTTCCTCGAGATCATGGTCCGCGATGCGTCGAATTTTGAAGGGAACGTCAAAGTTCGTGGATATGAAGTCGAAGGGTATCGAGTGCTGCGTGCATCAGGCGTCGCAGTCCCGAACTCTCTTGCGGCGCTGTTACTTCACATCGGAAAGCTGACCGGAAAGCGTGCTCATGCCTACTTCAACTGGGGCGAACGTGGCCCTGGTGCCTACCTTCTTAAGTTCTTGTTCTCCGGAGAGGGAGACATCGCTCCCTTGACCAGGGAGATACTAAGACGGGTCGAGGCTGATCCCAACCTTCGACCCGTGATTCACGTGGCGAGTTAA
- a CDS encoding prepilin-type N-terminal cleavage/methylation domain-containing protein — translation MKTQRTAAFTLIELLVVIAIIAILAAILFPVFAQAKLAAKKAAAISSYKQTGTAMTIYTSDVDDQYPLGIVPNLASPFVAYKFNTSTPLSPAGWDGNAALAAEDSLVWHNTIQPYMKNYDMLLVPATRELGSATPAPGAVVRPKTVTQAFNGLMQYLSTTAIAAPSKLTMLWPGYGDAATAGTAILTPRLNCNSATGGLCMFNPAGVPQAGATGNPQIFAFTQTAATYYIYGQGSIHTFADTSARYIPYGNGNQGSLPLTANRPVVWNFVNTTTGRIASPAAFRGMGSLRGANYAAAFCPDNTFEN, via the coding sequence ATGAAAACTCAACGCACCGCAGCGTTTACGCTCATCGAACTTCTCGTCGTCATAGCCATCATCGCTATCCTTGCCGCCATCCTCTTCCCGGTCTTCGCTCAGGCGAAGCTTGCGGCAAAAAAGGCCGCCGCTATCTCCTCTTACAAGCAGACAGGAACCGCGATGACAATCTACACATCCGACGTAGATGATCAATATCCCCTTGGTATCGTCCCAAACTTGGCATCGCCATTCGTTGCATACAAGTTTAACACCTCAACCCCTCTCTCACCAGCAGGCTGGGACGGCAATGCTGCTCTCGCCGCAGAGGACTCCCTCGTTTGGCACAACACCATCCAGCCATACATGAAGAACTACGACATGTTGCTGGTTCCGGCGACCCGTGAGCTGGGCTCAGCAACTCCAGCGCCTGGGGCCGTTGTCAGACCAAAGACCGTCACCCAAGCCTTTAATGGTCTGATGCAGTACCTTTCGACCACGGCAATTGCTGCTCCGAGCAAACTCACGATGCTTTGGCCGGGTTACGGCGATGCAGCTACCGCTGGAACCGCGATTCTGACCCCCCGACTTAACTGCAACTCGGCCACCGGTGGACTGTGCATGTTCAACCCAGCGGGAGTCCCTCAAGCGGGCGCTACAGGAAACCCTCAGATTTTCGCGTTTACCCAAACGGCTGCGACCTACTACATTTACGGACAGGGATCGATCCACACGTTTGCGGACACATCCGCACGTTACATCCCTTACGGAAACGGTAACCAAGGCTCGCTACCGCTTACAGCCAACCGACCGGTCGTCTGGAACTTCGTGAACACGACGACTGGACGAATTGCTTCTCCGGCAGCTTTCCGAGGCATGGGCTCCCTGCGAGGTGCAAACTACGCCGCTGCCTTCTGCCCTGACAATACGTTTGAGAACTAA
- the ruvA gene encoding Holliday junction branch migration protein RuvA, with translation MIGRLIGSVVEVEGSMVLLDVQGVGYEVTVPDSCLPKLLPGTSASLYTRQIFREDGVSLCGFLERKDRRVFDLLLDVKGCGPKVAQALVGQVGTDDVLDAIYVNEPKTLARATGVGQRLAERIILELKPKIDQFKIVVTGSSGASPTISADAELVEALIALGYRRPDAEAAALKTSPSENTESRLKAALKVLSR, from the coding sequence ATGATCGGACGCCTGATTGGTTCCGTTGTTGAGGTTGAAGGGAGCATGGTTTTGCTCGACGTTCAAGGCGTTGGCTACGAGGTGACCGTGCCCGATTCTTGCCTTCCGAAACTTTTGCCGGGTACTTCGGCGTCGCTCTACACACGACAGATTTTCCGAGAAGACGGGGTTTCACTTTGCGGCTTTCTAGAGCGTAAAGACCGACGAGTCTTTGATCTACTTCTTGACGTGAAGGGGTGCGGGCCAAAGGTGGCGCAGGCTCTGGTAGGACAAGTTGGGACCGACGATGTACTGGACGCCATCTACGTAAACGAGCCGAAAACCTTGGCCCGAGCGACAGGGGTGGGTCAGCGTCTTGCGGAGCGGATCATTTTGGAGTTGAAGCCAAAGATCGATCAGTTCAAAATAGTTGTAACCGGTAGTTCAGGAGCGTCACCCACAATTTCGGCGGACGCAGAACTTGTCGAGGCACTGATCGCTCTCGGTTACCGCCGCCCGGACGCCGAAGCGGCTGCCCTAAAGACTTCACCCAGCGAAAATACTGAATCAAGGCTGAAGGCGGCCCTTAAAGTGCTGAGCCGCTAA
- a CDS encoding DUF4127 family protein — translation MFKLLLAGALCFATIVPQEPQVKATPAPRILMIPLDGRPAAGQFAKMIGAMAGYDVILPPQNLLGRFTEEAQVDKIFEWLEGQDLTNVRALIASADMVAYGGLIQSRVTGVDSTTAIQRLRRLLTFRAKQEADIKFYIFASNMRLTPTATIKAAPYRMNLAKYEEIKDKFERTNDKNLLSKLKNLKAMVPQEEIQRYENTRNRNFEVIRTLMKMVKAGPVDYLIIGQDDAKPDGPQIQENAKLREFAKYIELGDRAYFCEGIDQHGNILVSRAILADLKFQPKVRIVYSDGDGKKAYALYESKPIEESLSDQLFASGAVLVKPGQEFDYTLYVNTPGRRRSTFQPFMRNLKDEIDQGFPVAVADINFGVDGTSDEELFAGLSEERRAHRLLAFAGWNTAGNTIGTAIPAANVYLSGRALESDSLAREVAQKEFLLHRMIDDYAYHKYTRPAAYKLIDKYQTQRDEVYGTTFERVNQFVEEDLTKYSRQLFDLQFEGKTFFASNKDYRIVGLEALSVHLPWPRAYEAAIDFKFKVEPAGNHR, via the coding sequence ATGTTCAAACTTCTTCTTGCGGGTGCCTTGTGCTTTGCCACGATTGTGCCTCAAGAGCCGCAAGTCAAAGCTACTCCTGCGCCTAGAATCTTAATGATTCCCCTTGACGGGCGACCAGCGGCTGGACAGTTTGCGAAAATGATCGGAGCGATGGCGGGTTACGACGTCATCTTGCCTCCACAGAACCTGCTGGGGCGATTTACAGAGGAAGCCCAAGTCGACAAGATTTTTGAGTGGCTCGAAGGCCAAGATTTGACCAATGTGCGAGCGTTGATCGCCAGCGCGGACATGGTGGCTTACGGGGGTCTCATCCAGTCGAGGGTGACTGGTGTGGACTCGACAACAGCCATCCAACGACTTAGGCGACTGCTGACCTTCCGAGCGAAACAAGAAGCCGATATCAAGTTCTACATCTTTGCCTCGAACATGAGGTTGACTCCTACTGCTACTATCAAGGCCGCGCCTTATCGTATGAACCTTGCCAAGTACGAGGAAATCAAAGATAAGTTTGAGCGCACCAACGATAAGAATCTTCTGAGCAAGCTTAAGAACTTGAAAGCAATGGTTCCGCAGGAGGAGATCCAGCGTTACGAGAACACTCGGAACAGGAACTTTGAGGTGATCCGGACCCTCATGAAGATGGTCAAAGCAGGTCCGGTTGACTACCTTATCATTGGTCAGGACGATGCCAAGCCGGATGGACCTCAGATTCAGGAGAACGCGAAACTGAGGGAGTTTGCGAAGTACATCGAACTTGGTGACCGCGCCTACTTTTGTGAAGGGATCGACCAACACGGCAACATCCTGGTTTCCCGAGCGATTCTGGCTGATCTGAAGTTTCAGCCTAAGGTTCGGATTGTTTACAGCGACGGCGATGGCAAAAAGGCTTACGCCCTGTACGAGTCGAAGCCAATCGAAGAGAGCCTGTCTGATCAGCTCTTTGCGTCCGGAGCGGTCTTGGTGAAACCGGGTCAAGAGTTCGACTACACGCTGTACGTCAATACTCCCGGACGGCGAAGAAGCACTTTCCAGCCGTTCATGCGAAACCTCAAGGATGAGATCGATCAAGGCTTCCCAGTTGCGGTTGCGGACATCAATTTTGGTGTAGACGGGACATCGGACGAGGAGCTTTTTGCTGGGCTGAGTGAGGAACGACGGGCCCATCGATTACTCGCTTTTGCGGGATGGAACACGGCGGGGAACACAATTGGAACCGCGATTCCCGCCGCGAATGTTTACTTAAGCGGTCGGGCGCTGGAGAGCGACTCACTGGCGCGCGAAGTGGCACAGAAAGAGTTCTTGCTTCACCGGATGATTGACGATTACGCTTATCACAAGTACACCCGCCCGGCTGCTTACAAGTTGATCGACAAGTATCAGACGCAGAGAGACGAGGTGTACGGTACGACATTTGAACGCGTCAACCAGTTCGTCGAAGAGGATTTGACGAAGTACTCCCGGCAGCTTTTTGACCTCCAGTTCGAAGGGAAAACGTTCTTTGCCAGCAACAAGGATTATCGGATTGTGGGGTTGGAAGCATTGAGTGTTCACTTGCCCTGGCCGCGTGCCTATGAGGCGGCGATTGACTTCAAGTTCAAGGTGGAACCAGCGGGTAACCATCGATGA
- a CDS encoding TfoX/Sxy family protein — protein MVYRPLRYEQIMQAADAYEVRARRMFGGMGVYTSERMFAFLMDNDVAFKLNPSDYEEAMGIDGASVMVPEPGADPLREYVRFPKTILDDTAEFMKWLDRSAEYVRNRAARTA, from the coding sequence ATGGTGTACAGACCACTTCGGTACGAACAGATTATGCAGGCCGCTGATGCCTACGAAGTGCGTGCGCGTCGCATGTTCGGCGGAATGGGGGTATATACCAGCGAGCGAATGTTCGCATTCTTGATGGACAACGATGTTGCCTTCAAGCTCAACCCTTCTGATTACGAGGAAGCCATGGGAATTGATGGCGCGTCTGTAATGGTGCCTGAGCCTGGCGCAGATCCTTTGCGCGAATATGTGCGATTTCCGAAGACGATTCTTGATGACACCGCTGAGTTTATGAAGTGGTTGGACCGTAGTGCCGAGTATGTTCGGAACCGCGCTGCCCGAACCGCGTAA